A single genomic interval of Puntigrus tetrazona isolate hp1 chromosome 1, ASM1883169v1, whole genome shotgun sequence harbors:
- the LOC122323360 gene encoding uncharacterized protein LOC122323360: MVETLNELIHLRNAGFGRPWPRHGLKLLYWFAKDCVSFESNSMLSECDPAEGDFGFHYFENRYDQRGNKLLPETHFPYYVVGNLNSPGAEDLPDYVSEDKHRSNSDRVIVSLDEEWFDRVYVTQHNGRSNYDPHATYRISKGLLMIVRRMSLEDFLVEMGYYTHTEPVISYGPPTSEASSLDYTVVTISSGDSSDSKCIVQLGDDKSAQNKSEKSHATLGLWERLCTIL, encoded by the coding sequence ATGGTGGAGACATTAAATGAATTGATCCATCTGAGGAACGCTGGCTTTGGTCGACCTTGGCCCAGGCACGGACTCAAACTCCTCTACTGGTTTGCCAAAGATTGCGTTTCTTTTGAAAGCAACAGCATGCTCTCTGAATGTGACCCAGCCGAGGGAGACTTCGGTTTCCACTATTTTGAGAACAGGTATGACCAACGAGGGAATAAACTTCTCCCAGAAACACATTTTCCTTACTATGTTGTTGGCAATCTGAATTCACCAGGAGCCGAAGACCTTCCCGATTACGTCTCAGAAGACAAGCACAGAAGCAACTCAGACCGTGTCATTGTCAGTCTTGACGAGGAGTGGTTTGATAGAGTTTATGTGACTCAACACAACGGCCGTTCAAACTACGACCCGCACGCCACCTACCGGATCTCCAAAGGACTTCTCATGATCGTCAGGAGGATGAGTTTGGAGGACTTTCTGGTGGAGATGggttattatacacacacagagcccgTCATCAGCTACGGTCCTCCAACTTCAGAGGCAAGCAGTCTAGATTACACGGTGGTCACCATATCGTCCGGCGATTCATCTGACAGCAAGTGCATTGTCCAGTTAGGTGACGACAAGTCTGCTCAAAACAAGTCGGAGAAATCACATGCAACTTTGGGATTGTGGGAAAGACTGTGCACCATACTTTAA
- the LOC122324036 gene encoding stonustoxin subunit beta-like → MWACGFYGESVNVTLFLNMTGNRMDHKVEIRIPAELRRYACDLSLVPNTAHTRLSVSENSRKVKHVKKPQSYPDHQDRFDDCEQVLRGLSLSGRCYWEAEWSKYSSVIYKGISWKGETDHLFGSNDKSWSLYCCENQFSARHNNNSTV, encoded by the exons ATGTGGGCGTGTGGTTTCTATGGAGAGTCTGTCAACGTCACGCTCTTCCTGAACATGACCGGAAATCG tATGGATCACAAAGTAGAGATCAGAATACCAGCGGAACTACGAAGGT ACGCCTGTGATCTCTCACTGgttccaaacacagcacacactcgtctctctgtgtctgagaACAGCAGGAAAGTAAAACATGTGAAAAAGCCTCagtcgtatcctgatcatcAAGACAGATTTGATGACTGTGAGCAGGTTCTGCGTGGACTGAGTCTGtctggacgctgttactgggaggctGAATGGAGTAAATATAGCAGTGTCATATATAAAGGAATTAGCTGGAAAGGAGAGACTGACCATTTGTTTGGATCTAATGACAAATCCTGGAGTCTCTACTGCTGTGAAAATCAGTTTTCAGCGAGGCACAATAATAACAGCACTGTCTAA
- the LOC122363120 gene encoding microfibril-associated glycoprotein 4-like yields MTMILFLVALFPVVLGSDCKFMQFDCSDVYNSGQTASGIYSIYPAGDVPVWVHCDMISDGKDEDKGGWTVIQRRMDGSVNFYRPWDQYKRGFGNIESEYWLGLENMYQLTRNGKYMLRVDLEDFEGRKGFAQYSSFSVDCECSGYKLQVSGFTDGGAGNSLIVHNNQKFTTFDKDQDGHADNCARMRLGGFWYASCLEANPNGVYLWGNDNTNSAIGVVWSTWKNNFTYSMKSISMKIRRVS; encoded by the exons ATGACA ATGATATTATTTTTGGTGGCACTTTTCCCGGTTGTACTGGGCAGTGACTGTAAGTTCATGCAGTTTGACTGCTCTGACGTCTACAACTCAGGACAGACGGCCAGCGGGATCTACTCCATCTATCCTGCAGGAGATGTTCCTGTCTGGGTTCACTGTGACATGATCTCAGATGGGAAAGATGAAGATAAAGGAGGATGGACG GTGATTCAGAGGAGAATGGATGGCAGCGTGAATTTCTATCGGCCGTGGGATCAGTACAAGAGAGGATTTGGGAATATAGAGAGTGAATACTGGCTGG ggcTGGAGAACATGTATCAGCTGACACGAAACGGGAAGTACATGCTGAGAGTGGATCTGGAGGACTTTGAAGGAAGGAAGGGTTTCGCTCAGTACTCGTCTTTCTCTGTGGATTGTGAATGTTCTGGATATAAACTACAAGTTTCAGGGTTCACTGATGGAGGAGCAG GCAACTCTTTGATTGTCCACAACAATCAGAAATTCACAACGTTTGACAAGGATCAAGACGGCCATGCTGATAACTGTGCTAGAATGCGTCTCGGGGGGTTTTGGTACGCAAGCTGTCTGGAGGCAAACCCCAACGGTGTGTACTTATGGGGAAACGATAACACTAATTCCGCCATTGGTGTTGTCTGGTCGACCTGGAAAAACAATTTCACTTACAGTATGAAGTCTATTAGCATGAAAATCAGACGTGTATCTTAG